The Bombus pyrosoma isolate SC7728 linkage group LG3, ASM1482585v1, whole genome shotgun sequence genome has a segment encoding these proteins:
- the LOC122565953 gene encoding nose resistant to fluoxetine protein 6-like has translation MFVQIIIKRYIRLTPAYFVVILIAILNFTWHDRVSALLPADHPSVKCPKYWWTNILYINNLFHGNDLCLMWSWYLPNDMQFFVFGTFLLMLSITHYNVAIGLGAFSLVSSILSVAYKGYTLDYQPSIDELYNRGKHLYIRPWYRIPPYLIGMATCQLLTKCNFKLNLSKKTLIIGWILASLCNGTILFGLDNKNIPLSLSVLYLSLSRTGWALSTAWVVVVCTTNHAGIVKKMLSLDIFVILSKFTYGAYLLNPILIYSILSSSYYSFYYDSVTISILFVAIVVCSFIASILLFITVEMPFVSLLKLRNGAPKKRKETASDKFL, from the exons ATGTTCGTTCAAATAATCATCAAACGATACATCAG GCTTACACCTGCATATTTCGTCGTTATACTGATAGCTATATTGAATTTTACCTGGCACGATCGTGTCTCAGCGCTTCTTCCCGCTGATCATCCAAGTGTTAAGTGTCCCAAATATTGGTGGACTAATATACTATACATAAACAACTTGTTCCATGGGAATGACTTA TGTCTCATGTGGAGTTGGTACCTGCCCAACGATATGCAGTTCTTCGTATTTGGTACTTTTCTCCTAATGTTATCGATCAC GCATTACAATGTTGCCATTGGCTTAGGCGCTTTTAGCTTAGTTTCATCGATATTATCAGTCGCTTACAAGGGATACACCCTTGATTACCAGCCTtc GATTGACGAATTATATAACAGGGGGAAACATCTTTATATACGACCGTGGTATAGAATACCGCCTTATCTCATAGGAATGGCTACATGTCAACTTCTTACAAAatgcaatttcaaattaaatttatcaaaa AAAACCTTAATCATTGGATGGATCTTGGCATCTTTGTGTAATGGTACGATTCTCTTCGGACTTGATAACAAGAACATACCCTTAAGTCTATCCGTTCTTTATTTGTCCCTAAGTAGAACAGGCTGGGCCTTAAGTACTGCATGGGTGGTAGTTGTATGCACCACGAACCATGCCG GTATCGTGAAGAAAATGTTATCACTagatattttcgttattttgaGTAAATTTACGTATGGTGCTTATCTTCTAAAccctattttaatatattcgattcTTTCGTCGAGTTATTATTCTTTCTACTATGATAGTGTCACCATT AGTATTCTGTTCGTGGCAATCGTTGTTTGTAGCTTCATTGCTTCTATTTTGTTATTCATAACAGTGGAAATGCCGTTTGTATCACTCCTGAAATTGCGTAATGGTGCAccaaaaaaaaggaaagaaactgcTAGTGACAAATTCCTCTGA
- the LOC122566073 gene encoding nose resistant to fluoxetine protein 6-like, producing the protein MDTASLAVIFLENSMQYGKISSWIWLSLLSLTTIYVSIQATTLNPVTMSQILPAYAVLENVDLLNSSRCRTEIDEFRNAVDNKILWGLRALDTSGVPSGGFLNGHNYWLGDRIACTRLSQNLTLFVSEEKRKNNTIYRNPNEEHPPFEFRFFIGRIRHYSTMQYHQELVDEDLITLGLCLPASCTKRDVVTMLDKVLHNKTLFIGKLFAIDFRLLEVTDLVNDYQWLLSSKMITIIGVLLLLCTTVTAATAYDIFVHRNRVNCGKEIIALQDENTKELEKGTEGKRKTDHDGPAPSESSEQSRINQYLLCFSLLRNVRQIFKVQKGADTLRIFYGMRVLGMLWIILGHLIMFGFHVIANKSLYYMMGGDIFKEIINNPTFPVDTFFFMSGFLSSYIFLKEQQKMKRVPSIXRKGEYVRSNNHQTIHQVQIILICLYIVIYA; encoded by the exons ATGGATACAGCTAGTCTTGCCGTGATCTTCCTAGAAAAT AGCATGCAGTACGGAAAAATTTCGTCGTGGATATGGTTATCCCTTTTATCATTAACAACTATTTACGTGTCGATCCAAGCGACCACGCTAAACCCAGTGACGATGAGCCAGATACTTCCAGCGTACGCGGTTTTGGAAAACGTGGATCTTTTAAATTCCAGCAGATGTCGGACGGAAATTGATGAATTCCGTAATGCTGTTGACAACAAGATACTTTGGGGTCTAAGAG CGTTAGACACCAGTGGAGTGCCATCCGGGGGATTTCTGAACGGGCACAATTATTGGTTAGGAGATCGCATAGCTTGCACCCGCCTCTCTCAAAATCTCACGCTGTTTGTCTCggaggagaaacgaaagaacaatacgatatatcgtaacccGAACGAGGAGCATCCACCTTTTgagtttcgtttctttattggACGCATTCGGCACTATAGCACTATGCAATATCACCAAGAATTAGTGGACGAA GATCTGATAACGCTTGGACTTTGTTTACCGGCTTCCTGCACCAAACGCGATGTAGTTACAATGCTAGATAAAGTCTTACATAATAAAACTCTTTTCATTGGAAAACTTTTTGCCATAGATTTCAGACTCCTCGAAGTCACTGATTTGGTGAATGATTATCAGTGGCTCCTCTCTTCAAAGATGATCACCATCAT AGGAGTTTTGCTATTGTTGTGCACTACCGTGACAGCGGCCACAGCATACGATATTTTCGTCCATCGAAACCGCGTAAACTGCGGAAAGGAAATCATTGCGCTTCAAGATGAAAATACGAAGG AATTGGAGAAGGGAACAGAAGGAAAACGCAAAACCGATCACGATGGACCGGCACCTTCAGAGTCCAGCGAACAAAGTCGCATAAATCAATATCTGCTCTGTTTTTCGCTGCTCAGAAATGTAcggcaaatatttaaagtacaaAAGGGTGCAGACACTTTGCGTATATTCTACGGTATGAGAGTGTTGGGAATGCTATGGATTATACTCGGGCATTTGATCATGTTCGGCTTTCATGTTATAG CTAACAAATCGCTTTACTACATGATGGGCGGTGATATATTCAAGGAAATCATAAATAATCCGACGTTTCCGGTGGACACGTTTTTCTTTATGAGTGGTTTTCTGTcgtcttatatttttctcaaggAACAACAAAAAATGAAGAGAGTACCGTCTATANACAGAAAGGGCGAATATGTTCGTTCAAATAATCATCAAACGATACATCAGGTacagataatattaatatgtctttatattgtaatttatgcCTGA
- the LOC122565954 gene encoding nose resistant to fluoxetine protein 6-like, which translates to MQFFVFGTFLLILSITHYNIAIGLGAFSLVSSILSVAYKGYTYNYQPSIDELYNTGTYLYIRPWCRIPPYLIGMATCQLLTKCNFKLNLSKKTLIIGWILASLCNGTILFGLDNKNIPLSLSILYLALSRTGWALGIAWVVIVCTTNHAGIVKKILSLDVFLVLSKLTYGAYLLNPILILSAFSSSYYPFYVDNVTIGTMFVAMAVCSFSASILLCATTEMPFTSLLRLYNSARRKAT; encoded by the exons ATGCAGTTCTTCGTATTTGGTACTTTTCTCCTAATATTATCGATCAC GCATTACAATATTGCCATTGGCTTAGGCGCTTTTAGCTTAGTTTCATCGATATTATCAGTCGCTTACAAGGGATACACCTATAATTACCAGCCTtc GATTGACGAATTATATAACACGGGGACATATCTTTATATACGACCGTGGTGTAGAATACCGCCTTATCTCATAGGAATGGCTACATGTCAACTTCTTACAAAatgcaatttcaaattaaatttatcaaaa AAAACCTTAATCATTGGATGGATCTTGGCATCTTTGTGTAATGGTACGATTCTCTTCGGACTTGATAACAAGAACATACCCTTAAGTCTATCCATTCTTTATTTGGCCCTCAGTAGAACAGGCTGGGCCTTAGGTATCGCCTGGGTGGTAATTGTATGCACCACGAACCATGCCG GTATCGTGAAGAAAATCTTATCGCTAGATGTTTTTCTTGTTTTGAGTAAGTTAACGTATGGTGCTTATCTTCTGAATCCTATCTTAATACTTTCGGCTTTTTCTTCGAGTTATTATCCTTTCTACGTTGATAACGTTACCATT GGTACCATGTTTGTTGCAATGGCTGTTTGTAGTTTTAGTGCCTCTATTCTCTTATGTGCAACAACCGAAATGCCGTTTACGTCACTATTGCGATTGTATAATAGTGCACGAAGAAAAGCGACATAA